Part of the Haloarchaeobius litoreus genome is shown below.
CCTCGGGTTCGACCAGGATGGCACCGAACATGCCGGCGCTGATGTGCTGGTCGAGGTTCGGTACCGCGCAGTGGTAGATGTGGACGCCGGGGTACATCGCCCGGAACTCGATGGTCGCGCTCTCGCCCGGGTTGATGCTCGTTGCGTCGGCCCCACCACCGGGGCCGTACACCGCGTGCAGGTCGATGTTGTGCGGCATCGAGTTGCTGTCCGGGCTGGAGAGCGTCAGGTTGACCGTGTCACCCCGCCGGACGCGTATCATGGGCCCCGGCACGCGACCGTCGAAGGTCATGTAGTCGAACGTGACGCCGGGCTCGATCTCGGCGGTCTCCTCGGTGACCTCGAGCGATATCTCGTGCCGGCGGGGCTCGTTCCAGTCCACCGGGTCCGGGACGTCCCGTGGGTCGGCCGCGATACGGTCGACCGTCGTCTGTGCCGGTTCCTGCTGGGTCGGGGTGGCCGAAGCAGTGGTCTGCTGGTCCGCCTCGACCGGTTGCTGCCCCGTAGAACAGCCAGCGAGGGTTGCTGCGCCACCGACACCGAGGGCCTGTACGACGCGCCGCCGCGTGGTATCAAACATTGGTGGTCACCTCACATTCCACGCTTGTCGGGGCTCCCACATCAACCGTGAAGACGGTTCTCACCCGGGTGAGAACCGGCTCGAAGGTGTTCGGACGACGTACTATAAGAAGGGTTGGGCGGTCACTCGTCGTCCTCGGCGAGCACGCGGTTCGGGACGGAGGAGGGTCGGTCCGCACCCATCGAGACGTCCCCCGCAGCGAGAACCGCTTCAGGAGCGCGTCGGAGGCGAACGGGGCCATCCCGTGGATGATGAGCGTATCACCGGGGAGGCGGGCCCGGAACAGCAACTGGACGGTCTCGCCGTTGTAGAACTCGAGACTGCGCGTCGGTCACGACGGTCTCACCGCCGGGTCCGGCGCAGACGGTCAGGCATGGACCTCCGTCGGGATTGGCGGGGTGTGCTCGTACGAGTAGAGCGCACCGGCACCCATCACAAGGGGGTTGAACACGAACACGACCGCGAGCAGTCTCGCGAGGGGTCCTCGTCTCACGCCCGTGACGGGGGCGAGGGAGGGACGAACCGGTTCGTCACCGACGGGTTCTGGGGACGTTCCCCCGGCGAATGTGTTCGGACGCCTTCCCGACAGGCTGGAATCTGAGCGACGCCTATCCCGACGAGCGAGTAACTCCCGTCTGTGATGTCACGCGATACGAGACTCGACCGACGGACGTTCGTGAAGACTGCTGCGACCGCGACTGCGCTCTCGGCCGGGGCCGGCTGCCTCAGCGGGAGCGATGGGTCCAGCGACGGCGGCGGCGGTGGGGGCAACGACGGCGACGACAGCGACGCCGGTGACGGCGACGACAGCGACGCCGGTGACGACAGCGGCACGGACTTCGGCGGCTGGTTCGACAACGTCGGGAACTTCGACGGCGTCGCCGACCACACCGGGGAGTCCGAGGTGACGGTGACCGTCGGTGCCCAGGGCAACGGCGGTGGGTTCGCGTTCGACCCGGCCGCCATCCGCGTCGACACCGGTACCACGGTCGTCTGGGAGTGGACCGGCGACGGCGGGAGCCACAACGTCGTCGCGGACGGCGGTAGCTTCGAGAGCGACCTCGTCGGGAGCTCGGGCCACACGTTCGAGCAGACGTTCGACTCGTCGGGAACGGTGAAGTACTTCTGCTCGCCGCACGAGCAGATGGGGATGAAAGGCGCAGTCGTCGTCGAATAGGGCCGACGACCGTCGTTTCTCGCGTTACGTCCCGCCGCCGGTCTCAGCCCGGAGCTCGGTCCAGAGGTCCTCGAGACGCTCGTCCGCCCGCGCGGACCGCTGCTCCACGACGGCGGCGAGCGAGCCACCGTCGTCCGGTTCGACGCGGACCGCCTCGAACGCGCGCCGGTATCGGGTCGTCGGCTGGCCGCGACGGAGCGCGTCCGTCCGCTCGGTCACCAGCCCGGCGTCGACCAGCCTGTCGAGCTTCCGGTAGGTCGTCGACAGCGGGACCTCGGCACCGTCGGCCACCTCGCCGGCGGTCGCGGGCTCGTCGAGGAACTCGACGATGGCCCGGCAGTCGTCGTCGGCGAGCGCACCGACGACGGCGCGAGCGTCCGGTTGCACGTGGCTGTCGCTATCGACAGCGAGGCTGTCACTGCTCATGATCGGTCAGTGCTCTATCAACACGTCCTCGTCGACGTCCTCGACGAACCGCTTCACGACGGCCTCCTCCGCGCGGTGCAGGGTCTCGGACGCCGTCGACTTCGCCATCCCCAGCTCGTCGGCGAGCTCGGTGAGTGAGCAGTCACGGGGCGTGTCGTAGTAGCCGTGGTCGACGGCCGCCAGCAGCAGGCGGAGCTGGCTGTCGGTGAGCAGTCGCTCGGGTTCGACGCGCTGGCTCACCTGCTCGACGGTGTAGGGGATGCCGAACGTGTCGAGCTGCTCGGCGAGCGCCGAGAGTCGGTGCTGGGGCGCGGTGATCTCCCACTCCGCCTTCCCGTTCTCCAGCGTGAACGGCATCTCGAGCGGCACACCGGAGCCCTGCACCGGGAGCAGGAGGAACGGCGTCGTGGTCTCGAACTGGACCAGTGCCTTGCCGTCGTCGGCCTGCAGGACCTCGAGTTCGGTGACCGTGTCGTCCGCGTCGATGGCCGTGACGACCGGTGGGAGGTCCGCCGCGATGACCTCCGCCAGTCCGACGCCGGCGTCGTCGTCGGTGAGCGCGGCGAGGATCCGGAAGCGCGCCTCGGGGTGGTCCCGCGAGATGTCGCCGATCCAGACCCCCTCGGGCACGGTGAGCGTGAGTTCTGCGCGTGGCATTGTCCTATCTCGACGTAGTGGGACCGCACCCCAATCAGTGTTCCCGAACATGTTCGGACAGTTCCGAACACCTTCGGGAGAATACCCACCCATCACGCGCCCCAAGCACCGGTATGCACACCGACGAGCCCACACAGGTGCTCGACGTGCGGGACGTAGACGGCGAACCGTTCGGACACATCGACGACGCGCTCGCCGAACTGTCCGCCGGCGAGCGTCTGCTGCTCGTGAACGGCTTCGAGCCGGTCCCGCTGTACGACGTCCTCGAACGGCGCGGCTACGATTACGAGACCGAACAGGTCGCGCCCGACGAGTGGCACGTCACCATCGAGGCGGTCTGACGGTCGGTCCGTCGTCGAGCGAGCGTCCCGGTGACGAGCAACAGCACCTCGCCGACCGCCTCCGCGCCCAGCGGCCGGAGTACTGACCGCCGGCCCCCTGGGTCCTCAGACCGTCCAGTCCTCCTGCGTGTACGCCATCTCCCAGAACGAGTGTTCGAGCCGGGCGCTCGTGAGGAACGCCTCGCGCATGGCGTCGTGCTCACCGGGATAGCGCTCGCCACAGCGGTCGACGAACGCACGCAGCCAGCCGACGGCCTCGGCGAACTCGTCGCTCGTGTACTTCTCGACGAACGGTGCGTAGCGGTGCTGCTCGTCCATCAGGTCGTCCATGTGACGGGCGACGTCGAGGTAGCCCTGGCCGCAGGGGTAGATCGCCGCGGCGATCTCGGCGATTGAGCCCTCGTGGGCCGTCCGGACGAGGTAGTTCGTGTACGCCACGCAGGTCGGAGCCTTCCGGACCGATTCGAGGTCTCCCGGCGTGAGGTCGTACTCGCGTGCGAACTCGCGGTGGAGGTCCATCTCGTCGTCGAGCACGGTGTGGGCGACACCGAGTAGGTGCGCCATCGTCTCCTCGTCGCGTGCTTTCGTCCCTGCGACGGCGAAGGTCCGGGCGTAGTCCAGCAGGTACCGGTAGTCCTGCTCGACCCAGTGCCGAAACGCCGCCTCGTCGAGCGTGCCCGCCGCCAGTTCGGTCACGAACGGGTGGTCGTACTGCGCCTGCCAGATGTGCTCGCCCGCGTCGAGAAGTTCGTCGCTGAAGGCCATAGGTCGGAGAGCGGACTCCAGCAGAATATAATTTACTAATACAATTTAGTTGTTCCCCGGGCTGCCCTGTCGCCGCTACAACCGACGTTTCAGCTTGCCGGGGGCTTTTGCAGTCGCCGGAACAACCGTCGACCATGCAGCGTCGAGACGCCCTGAAGCTCCTCCCGACGACCGCACTCGGCGGTCTCCTCGCCGGCTGTACCGACTCCCTCTCCTCGGGCGACCCGACCGATACCCCAACCGAGCCGTCGACCGGCGCACCGGCGACCGAGACGGCGACGACCGACGGCGGAACAGAGGCCCCGGAGTCTGGCCTCACGGTCCAGTCGGTCGACGTCGGCCAGTACGTCCTCCGGCTGAACGACCTCGGCACCGGGCCGGGTATCCAGCCGACACCCGTCTCCGGGCTCGACGACCCCGAACGGAGTGTCGTCGAGCAGGCCATCGCCGGCGGCTACGAGTCCGACGACCGCCCCGCGTGGCTCCAGGAGTTCGTCGCGAACACGCGGTACGTCAGTCGGGACGGCAGCTACTACGAGCTCGAACACACGCTGCCGACCTACGAGATCACCGCCGACCGCGTCGACGCGAGCCAGGTCGATTCGGTCGCCAGCTACGACGAGTACGAGGCGGCAGTCACCCACGACGGCGTCGTCTTCTCCGGCCTCGTCCGCGTCGCGCTCGACGGGGGCTACGAGACGGCGCACCTCTGGCCGAGCCTCGACTCGTTCCTCGCGGAGTACGACGCGGTCGACTACCGGGGCGAGACCGTCCGACTCACCCTCGCGACGGGCGACGCCGCCCCGCCGTTCACCGTCACCGCGAGCGAGATACCAGCCTCGGCGCTCGCCGACGGCTCGGTGTGGGACGCGAACGGGGCCTCCGACGAAGTACCGGCGGTCCTCCGCGAGGCCGGCGAGGCATCGGGCGTCTACTCGCTCGACGACCCGCCCGAAGGGCTACTCGCCGGGCTCGACGAACACGACTACGTCTCCCTCGACGGCCGCTTCTACACGACCTACGTCGAGAACCGCGAGCCGCTCCCCGTCACGCTGGACGCGACCGCCGTCGAGGGTGAAGAGGGCCCCGCAGTCGAGATCTCGCTCCGGAACGACGCCGACGCGACGGTGTCGGTCACGAGCGGCGCGCCGGCTCCGTTCGGCGTGCTCTCCCTCCGCGCCGCGAACGGGGACCGCCGCTCGCTCCTCTGGACGGACGCCTACGAGGAGAGCGACCACGTCCACACCGAGGGACGGTCCGTCACGGCCGTCAACAGCATCGGCCTGGTGACGGAGGTCGAAGCCGGTGGCTCCGTCTCCCGGACGTTCCAGGTGGCCCCGGACATCGAGCCCGGCGAGTACGTGCTCGACGACAGCGTCGGGGTCGAACTCCCGGGTGACGAGGAGGGCGGTACGCTGGATTATACCGTCCGCGTGCGCGTCGCGTGACCGTGCGCGGGCACCCGTCGCCGGGCGAACATGTTCGGGCCAAGGCCCACGCCCGGCCCGGCGCTAGTTCCAGCCGATGCCCGAGAACCAGATCGACGTCCGCGAGATACCGCCACAGCAGCGTCACCCGAAGATACACGACGCATTCGACGAGCTCGACCCCGGCGAGGCGCTGACGCTCGTCAACGACCACGACCCGAAGCCGCTGTTCTACGAGTTCCAGGCCGAGGTCGACGACTTCGACGCCGACGCCTACACGGTCGACCGCGTCGCCGACGACGAGTTCATCGCGACGCTCCCGAAGCAATAGCGGTTCGCTCGTCGCGACCCTCCCCGAGCTCACTCCTCCCAGACGGCGGTGACGACACCCTCGTCGGTCTCCGCCGTGTCGTACTCGAACCCCCGCTCGGTCAGCCGCGGGTAGAGGTGCTGCGGGGCGCGGTCGTTCACCTGGACGAGCACCGTGCCGTTCGCGTCGGCGGTCCACTCGAGCGTCCTCTGGAGCGGCTCCGGCGGTGGAAGCTCGCGTGCGTCGAGCAGTTCACACGGTCTGTCCGTCGGTGCAGCCGTCGCCTCGCGGAGTGTCTCGGCGTCCATACCTGCACTGACGCCCGCGAGTCACTGGGCGATGTCCCCGAACACGTTCGTCCCCGGGCGCGCCGAACATGTTCGGGAGTCCTGTTTCGGCCGTTCCGCCCCGAGTGTCGGGTATGCCGAGCGTCTCGCACGATGACACGGAATCGGTCGCCGGGGAAGCACACGACGGCTCCTGGTCGGTGAACCTTGAGAGGTCCGAGTACGCCGACAGCCCGGAGCTGGTCGTCGACGACGCACTGACGGCCGTCGCCGAGACCCGGCCGGGATTCCACGTGAACCTCGTCACCCACGGCGACTCCGGCCACCCGCAGACCTACCTGTTCGACGCACTCGGCGAGGCAGTGGGGGACGCCGCCCGCTGGGAGTACGTCGAGCAGTGCGGCTGCGGTGGCCACGTCACCCGGGTCCACGTCGAGGACGACTGGACGCGTCCCGACGACGCCTGACCATGCAGGTGGACACGGACGAACGGCCGTTCGTGCTGGTCTGGGAGCTGACCCAGGCCTGCGAGCTGGCCTGCGAACACTGCCGAGCCGACGCACAGCCACGCCGCCACCCGGACGAGCTGACGACCGCCGAGGGGGAGCGACTGCTCGACGAGGCCCGGGAGTTCGCCGAAGGTCAGATCGTTGTACTCTCCGGAGGGGACCCACTCGCCCGCGAGGACGCGGTCGACCTCGTCGACTACGGCACCGACCATGGCCTCCGGATGACGATGACGCCGAGCGGGACCAGCTCGCTCACCCGGGAGCGCCTCGACGAGCTCGCCGACGCGGGACTGCGGCGGCTCGCGCTGAGCATCGACGGCGGCTCGGCCGCGACCCACGACACGTTCCGCGGCGAATCCGGGAGCTTCGAGTCGACGGTCCGGGCAGCTCGGCAGGCCCGCGAGGCCGGGCTCCCGCTCCAGATCAACACGACCGTCTGCGCCGACACCGTCGAGGAGCTCCCCGCTATCCGCGACCTGGTCGCCGACCTCGGAGCCGTCCTCTGGTCGGTGTTCTTCCTCGTGCCGGTCGGCCGCGGTCGACTCCTCGACCCGGTTTCACCCGAACGGGCCGACCGCGTGATGGCGTGGCTCCACGACGTCCGCGAGGACGCTGCCTTCGGCGTCAAGACCACCGAGGCCCCCCAGTACCGGCGGGTCGGGCTCCAGCGTCGGCAGGGCGACGGGACCGACGACGGGGACTCGTCCCGCGGACCGCCAGCCGGCATCGGTCGCCGGACCGGGATCACCGCCGGCGACGGCTTCGCGTTCGTCAGCCACGTCGGCGAGGTGTATCCCTCTGGATTCCTGCCCAAGTCGGCGGGCAACGTCCGCGACGAGAGCGTGGTCGACATCTACCGGGACGCACCACTGTTCGAACAGCTCCGAGACCCCGACGCGCTCCGCGGGAAGTGCGGCGCGTGCGAGTTCCGGACCGTCTGCGGCGGCAGTCGCTCGCGGGCGTACGTCCACACGGAGGACCCGCTGGAGAGCGACCCGCTCTGCCCGTACGTGCCCGACGGATACGAGGGGCCGCTCCCCGAACCGAGTCGCGGATGACGTCGAGCCAGCCCGAGATGACCGACGACCCTCGCGAACCCTCGACGCGCGCCGAACAGCGCGCCCGCTGTGTCCAGCGCGAGGCGGTCGAGCAGGCGTGCTCGCAGCTCGCCGCCAGCGGGGAACTGACCGAAGAGCGACGGCAGGCGGTGGCGGCACTGGCGCTCCGGCTCCGGCGACGACTGGTCGACGGGCCGCTCACGGTCGCGCGGGGTCGGTCGTGCCACGCGGCCGACGCGGACGTCGACCCGACCGTGGTCGCGGCGCTGTTCACCGACTGAGCCGCCAGCGCCGAGGCTGGTCGGTCCTCCCACGGTCCCTTCTGAGGCGAACAGGCACCACTCGTGCTCCCGACGGCGACGTGGCGCGCACCCGCGGCCCGCCGTCGGACCGTTCTCAGATCACGCCGGCTCTGGCCGCGGG
Proteins encoded:
- the nirK gene encoding copper-containing nitrite reductase; the encoded protein is MFDTTRRRVVQALGVGGAATLAGCSTGQQPVEADQQTTASATPTQQEPAQTTVDRIAADPRDVPDPVDWNEPRRHEISLEVTEETAEIEPGVTFDYMTFDGRVPGPMIRVRRGDTVNLTLSSPDSNSMPHNIDLHAVYGPGGGADATSINPGESATIEFRAMYPGVHIYHCAVPNLDQHISAGMFGAILVEPEEGLPEVDHEFYFGQHEIYTDKAAGEEGHHAFDFEAMKKEEPSYVVYNGEAYAFTGNGYGPVEVDKGDRVRIFMSNGGPNLTSSWHAIGNVWTDFYRDGALANEPEHYVETAPVAPGTVACAEIDTPVPEPIKLVDHALTRVARKGMMGVIQVNGSPEPDIFDPDP
- a CDS encoding halocyanin domain-containing protein: MSRDTRLDRRTFVKTAATATALSAGAGCLSGSDGSSDGGGGGGNDGDDSDAGDGDDSDAGDDSGTDFGGWFDNVGNFDGVADHTGESEVTVTVGAQGNGGGFAFDPAAIRVDTGTTVVWEWTGDGGSHNVVADGGSFESDLVGSSGHTFEQTFDSSGTVKYFCSPHEQMGMKGAVVVE
- a CDS encoding DUF7342 family protein, which produces MSSDSLAVDSDSHVQPDARAVVGALADDDCRAIVEFLDEPATAGEVADGAEVPLSTTYRKLDRLVDAGLVTERTDALRRGQPTTRYRRAFEAVRVEPDDGGSLAAVVEQRSARADERLEDLWTELRAETGGGT
- a CDS encoding helix-turn-helix domain-containing protein, whose translation is MPRAELTLTVPEGVWIGDISRDHPEARFRILAALTDDDAGVGLAEVIAADLPPVVTAIDADDTVTELEVLQADDGKALVQFETTTPFLLLPVQGSGVPLEMPFTLENGKAEWEITAPQHRLSALAEQLDTFGIPYTVEQVSQRVEPERLLTDSQLRLLLAAVDHGYYDTPRDCSLTELADELGMAKSTASETLHRAEEAVVKRFVEDVDEDVLIEH
- a CDS encoding DUF2249 domain-containing protein, which encodes MHTDEPTQVLDVRDVDGEPFGHIDDALAELSAGERLLLVNGFEPVPLYDVLERRGYDYETEQVAPDEWHVTIEAV
- the tenA gene encoding thiaminase II; protein product: MAFSDELLDAGEHIWQAQYDHPFVTELAAGTLDEAAFRHWVEQDYRYLLDYARTFAVAGTKARDEETMAHLLGVAHTVLDDEMDLHREFAREYDLTPGDLESVRKAPTCVAYTNYLVRTAHEGSIAEIAAAIYPCGQGYLDVARHMDDLMDEQHRYAPFVEKYTSDEFAEAVGWLRAFVDRCGERYPGEHDAMREAFLTSARLEHSFWEMAYTQEDWTV
- a CDS encoding DUF2249 domain-containing protein, with the protein product MPENQIDVREIPPQQRHPKIHDAFDELDPGEALTLVNDHDPKPLFYEFQAEVDDFDADAYTVDRVADDEFIATLPKQ
- a CDS encoding DUF2249 domain-containing protein, yielding MDAETLREATAAPTDRPCELLDARELPPPEPLQRTLEWTADANGTVLVQVNDRAPQHLYPRLTERGFEYDTAETDEGVVTAVWEE
- a CDS encoding CGCGG family putative rSAM-modified RiPP protein encodes the protein MPSVSHDDTESVAGEAHDGSWSVNLERSEYADSPELVVDDALTAVAETRPGFHVNLVTHGDSGHPQTYLFDALGEAVGDAARWEYVEQCGCGGHVTRVHVEDDWTRPDDA
- a CDS encoding TIGR04053 family radical SAM/SPASM domain-containing protein yields the protein MQVDTDERPFVLVWELTQACELACEHCRADAQPRRHPDELTTAEGERLLDEAREFAEGQIVVLSGGDPLAREDAVDLVDYGTDHGLRMTMTPSGTSSLTRERLDELADAGLRRLALSIDGGSAATHDTFRGESGSFESTVRAARQAREAGLPLQINTTVCADTVEELPAIRDLVADLGAVLWSVFFLVPVGRGRLLDPVSPERADRVMAWLHDVREDAAFGVKTTEAPQYRRVGLQRRQGDGTDDGDSSRGPPAGIGRRTGITAGDGFAFVSHVGEVYPSGFLPKSAGNVRDESVVDIYRDAPLFEQLRDPDALRGKCGACEFRTVCGGSRSRAYVHTEDPLESDPLCPYVPDGYEGPLPEPSRG